CGGTAAAACCGTGATCCCCGGCCTTATCGATGCCCACGCACATGGCAGTTACGGTAGCTATAACCTGCAGCCACAACAGAACTGGAACCAATATTCGAACCTCAGCTTTGGTGTGACGACTATCCATGATCCATCAAATAACTCTGCCGAGGTATTCTCTATGGCAGAATTACAAAGAACGGGATTAACAGTCGCGCCAAGAACCTATTCTGTTGGTCGTATTTTATATGCTGGCCACGCGCCGGGTTATAAGACACCAATCAGTAATCTTGAAGACGCTGAGTTCCACGTTAAACGCCTAAAAGACGCGGGTGCTATTTCAGTGAAGAGTTACAACCACCCTCGCCGAGAGACACGTCAGCAAGTATTAGAAGCGGCGAAGAACATGGAAATCATGGTTGTGCCTGAGGGTGGTTCAAAGTTCCAACACAACATGAACATGATAGTTGATGGTCACACCGGTGTTGAACACGCGCTACCGATCCCGAATATTTACTCTGATATCGAACAAATGTGGGGACAAACAAACGTTGGCTTTACTCCAACTTTCGTTGTTGCCTATGGCGGTATCTCTGGTGAAGAGTACTGGTACCAACACACTAATGTATGGGAAAACGAGCGTTTGATGAGCTTCGTCCCTGAGTATGTGGTAAAGCCGAGATCAATTCGTCCAAGCAAAGCACCTGAGCGTCACTATAATCATATCAATGTCGCTAAAACTGCGAAACAACTTCGCGATAAGGGAGTTACAGTGCATATCGGTGCTCATGGTCAACGTGAAGGTCTAGCAGCACATTGGGAATTATGGTCAATGGCGCAAGGCGGCTTTACACCTTGGCAGGCACTTCGCAGCGGCACAATCGATGGAGCTAGATACTTAGGTATGGACCGTGACCTTGGTACGATTGAACAAGGAAAACTAGCCGATCTTGCCATCATTGATGGTGACGTACTGTCAAATATTCGTGATTCTGAGAAAGTTGCCTACACCGTGATCAATGGCCGCATCTACGATGCCGCAACCATGAATGAAATCGGCAACTATGACAATAAACGTCAGCCTTTCTTCTTTGAAAATGGCGCGCAAACCCAAATGCATCCAGCAACTGCTGAGTACATGGAAGAAAAAGCCCATACCTATCATTGGAAACACTAACAGGTAGCACGATTGAAGAGTGAAACCTTACGTTTACAAGCCCGGCTATCTAGATAGCCGGGTTTTTTATTTTTTGTCTAGATCTTAACCAATACTGTTCTATGCTGTTATAGGTACTTCCATAGCAACAGGGAATTAGGTTATGTCTGGGTTTTCGCAATTCTTTAACTCTCTTAATTTAACTAAAAAGCTGATTTTTGCATTTCTAATCGTCGCGCTCGTGCCATTGATAGTGATTATTTCTATTGCACTCAATACCGCATCGAACGCCATGACAGCGCAAGTATATTCGCAACTTGGCGCCGTTAGTGAGATCAAAAAAAGCGCGGTTAATCGCTACTTTAAGACCGTTGAGTATAAACTCGATGCCTTTACGGCAAACCCATTGCTTCCAGTGATTACACAAGAGTTTGTTACCAGCTTTCCTAGTGCTCAGACCGATATTAACTATGCCAAATTATCTCGGTTTTATGATGAAGTATTTGTACCTAAGTTCAACCAAGAAAACACCGTAGATACCAGTACGACAAAGCTACTCGGTAATATTTCGGAATCAGGACTTACATTGCAAGCGCGCTATTTGGCCAGTAACCCCTACCCTGTTGGCGAGAAATATAAGCTCATTGAAACTGGACACTTAGATGATTATGACCTTGCTCATCGCAGTTACCATCAGTACATGCTTAATATCGCGGAAATTTATGAGTTTTACGATATCTTTATCATCGATCCAAGTAATGGAAACATTGTCTATTCTGTATTTAAAGAAGTCGATTTTGCGACGTCACTGGAATCCGGTCCGTATGCTAGTAGCAATCTAGCGTCCCTTTATCGAGAACTTAAAAATGCAACTGACCCGACAATCAGTGCCTTTGCAGACTACAAGCAATATCTCCCCTCTTATAATGCTCCCGCTAGTTTTATTGCCAAACCTATTGTAGTAAATGGCCAAACCGTTGCAATTGTGGCTGCACAGCTATCCATTGATGCCATCAATGCCATCATGACCGAGCGGGAAGGGTTAGGTAAGAGCGGTGAAACCTATCTAGTTGGCCCAGAAGGTTTGATGCGTTCAGATTCTTTCTTGGATCCACAAAATCACTCTGTAGTGAATTCATTTCGATACCCTGAGCGCGGTAAAGTAGCAACGTTTGCTGTCTCTCAAGCATTAAATAATCAATCTGGACAACAAGTCATTGAGGACTATAACGGCGAAACCGTGTTATCCGCCTATACTCCAGTAGAAGTCTTTAATACGCGCTGGGCGCTACTTGCTGAAATAGACGAAGCGGAAGCGTTTGCATCGGTCACCGCACTCTCTCAATACCTGATGGTTATTTTAGCGGTTACCATAGTGTTAGTGTTAATCGTCGCCTACTGGTTCTCAAAAACGCTCACCAAACCTGTTCACGAGTTGGTAGAAACCATGAAATCGGTGGAACAAGAAGGCAACTTTTCGTTGCGAGCCCCCATTCGTAGCCATGATGAGATAGGCAACAGTGCACAAGCATTTAATTCATTACTGGATGCCTTACAACTCTCTATCACTGAAGCTAACCGTGTCATGAATCAAATGGCCTCGGGCAAGTTTGACGACCGCATCAAAGTACCGTGTCGGGGGGAGCTAGAAACCCTAAAAGAAGCCACTAATCACTGCGCCAATACGTTAAGTCGAGCGATTTCTGAGCTGAATGAAATTTCCATTGATATGGCAAATGGTCGCTTCGATACAAAACTTAATGCCCCCATGTCTGGCGATTTAGAAAAGCTCAAAAATAATATTAACGATTCTTTGGCATCGATTAATTCGACAATGAACGGTATTGTTCATGTGATGACCAATATTGAGCAAGGTAACTTTAAGGAGCAAGTGACGATACCCGCTAAAGGCAAATTAGCGCAGCTCAAGGATTCGGTAAATAATTCCGTACGCAGCCTTAGCAGCGCGATTGACGGTATCAGCACGATTATGTCTGCACTACGCCAAGGCGACTTTTCTGCGCAACTTGATGCTCCACTCGCAGGCCAATTAGATACCTTAAAACAAGATATCAACTCCAGCATGGCAAACCTAGACAGAGTAATGAAAGAAATAGGCACTGTAATGGCTGGCGTCAGCAACGGCGACTTTAAACAACAAGTGGACGTGGCGGCAACGGGCCAACTCGCGCAACTTAAAGATAATATCAATGCTTCTGTCACCGCCGTTGATGTTGCAGTATCCGAAATCTCTACGGTGATGATGGCCATCAGCCATGGACGATTCGACCGTAACATTCAATCTGCGATGTCTGGCCAACTCGATAACCTTAAAAATGACATCAACCGTTCAGTCGAGAACCTCAACCAAGTCGTTGAAGAACTTGGTAGCGTGATGGGCGCCATGTCCGAAGGAGACTTTAGTCAGAAAATAGAGTTGCCACTACAAGGTCAATTACAACAGCTTAAAGAGAGTGTAAATGACTCGACCTTACAGGTCTCTGGCGCTATCTCCGAAGTCAGTAGTGTGTTGGCGAATGTTGCTCAAGGCGACTTAAGTAACCAAGTAAACGGTGAATATTTTGGTGTATTTAAGTCTCTTCAGAATGACACCAACACCACAATTAAAAAGCTCACCAGTGTAATTGAAGGGATCCAAGCCGCAGCAAATTACGTTGCTCAAAGTGCCGGTGAAATAGCGGCGAGTAACACTGAAATCAGCCAACGCACAGAAGAGCAAGCAGCAAACTTAGAAGAAGCTAGTGCTAGTACTGGCAATATGTTAGATGAACTCACTAAGGTTTCAAACCAATCAGGTGATGCCGTAGGACTGGCAACAAACGCAGAAAATATAGCCAAAGAAGGAGGCTGTTTATCTGCTCAAACCGTGGCAGCGATAATTGAGGTGAACAAAGCCAGTAAAGACATTAATGAGATTGTATCGGTGATTGATGGACTTGCGTTTCAAACCAACCTGCTGGCGCTAAATGCCGCGGTTGAAGCGGCACGAGCGGGCGAAAATGGCCGTGGCTTTGCAGTCGTTGCAAACGAAGTACGAGAGCTGGCAGGGCGCAGCGCCGCCTCAGCAAAGCAAATTAAAGAAATTATCTCTAACAGTAATCAGAAGGTAGAGCAAGGGACTGAACTTGCCAATAGCTCTGGTGAAAAGCTGCAACAAATCGTTGGTGCGGTGAGTGATGTCAATAACAACATCATTAAAATCAATGAGTCGACTTCAATGCAGCAGCAAGCCATTAAAGAAGTGGATTTGGTGGTGCAAAGGCTGACAGATCTTATCCAAGAAAACTCGGCAATTACCGAAGAAACGATGGCGGCTGCGAGACAAATGGCCGAGCAAGCCCAAGAAATGCGCGCTCAATTGAGCTACTTCCGTTTATCAAAAAAAGATTACAGCGCCATCGACGGAGAAGGTGAATTGCTTGTACATCAATATAATGCATCTTAGGGCCTGTTGATCTTTGATAATTAAATCATGCCCAACCAAGCCTTTTAGTTGGGCATTTGCTGCTTACCAATGTGTATTATGCCAACGTAAATTTATCAGCATCGAAGTGAACTGGGAATTTAGCTTTGTACTGCTGCAAGTCGCTCAATTTTAACTCTACAGTAATAACCTCAACTTGGTTATCGCGTGCCGAAGCGAGACTATTACCATTGAAGTCAATGGCTTTGGTGCCGCCGTTATGCGCAGTGCCATACCCATCTTCTCCTACGCGGTTTACCGCAAGCACAAAGCACTGATTCTCAATTGCACGAGCTGTCAGTAAAGTATCCCAATGATTTCGGCGAGCAGCCGGCCAGTTGGCAATGTTAATCATCACATCATAGTCATTTTGGTTACGCTGAAATACTGGGAAACGTAAGTCATAGCAGATCTGCGGTAAGAATTTAATGCCCTTTAATTCGAACACTTCACGGTGCTCACCTGCAACCACAAAATCTCCTTCATTACCCAAACAGAATAAATGTCTTTTGTTATATTGAAGTATCTCTCCATCCGGCTGGCACCACACCATACGGTTGGCCTTTTTACCTCCTTGCGGAATCAGTACGCTGCCCGCTACAACAGCCTGAAAGCGCTGAGCACATTGCTGTAAAAACTCGATGGCTGCATCAGCATAGTGTTCAACGCCCTGCTCTTTTACAGCAAAGCCGGTAGCAAATGTTTCTGGTAACAAAATTAAATCGCTTGGCTCAACACTTTCTAGCAAACGTTCAATATGCGTAAAGTTGGCCTCGGGTGAAAGCCACTGGATATCCGTTTGAACTAGGGTAACGGTTAAAGTTGACATAAACGTTTTGCAGCCTCTTCTAATGTCTGGTTTTCCTTAGCAAAGCATAATCGAATGACTTTGTCTTCAGGTGCTTGTTGGTAAAAAACGCTGAGTGGCACTGCCGCAACCCCGACTTCTTCCACCAGATAGCGACAAAAGGCAACATCATCAAGATCAGAAATTTTACTGTAATCCAAAAGCAAGAAATAAGTCCCTTCACTTGGTAATAGCGTAAATCGGCTTGATGCTAACGCCTTAACCAGTACATCGCGTTTTTGTTGGTAAAACGCACTCAGTTCATCAACGTGTTCGGGTTGTTCAGCAAGCATATCTGCCAGTGCAAGCTGTGCCGGGGTGAAGCTTGAAAACGTTACATACTGATGGATCTTTCTAAACTCAACAGTCATTTTCCTTGGCGCTACACAGTAGCCCATTTTCCAGCCTGTACTATGAAAGGTTTTACCAAAACTAGAGATCACAAACGCACGCTCAAACAGTGCTGGATCAGCTAATGCACTCAGATGGGGCAGGCCATCAAAGGTAATATGCTCGTATACTTCATCACTGATCAATAACAAGTCATGCTGATTGAGCAGCTGTTTCAGTTGCTCTAAATCTGACGGCTTCAGCGTTTTAGCCGACGGGTTATGCGGTGTATTGATGATAATAGCACGGGTACTTGGGTTGATACTCGCTGCAACTTTTTGCCAATCAATTTGGTAATGCGGCGCAGTCAATGCAATATGCACGGCTTTCCCGCCAGCAAGTTCAATTGCAGGCTCATAAGAGTCGTAAGCCGGATCGAATACAATAACTTCGTCCCCTTCAGATACTATTGCCTGAATTGCCACGAAGAGTGCTTCCGTTGCGCCCGAGGTCACCGTAACCTGTTCTGGTCCTGAAACACTCACCTGATAACGACGTTCAATTAATGCCGCAACTTGTGCTTGCAAGCTCGGTACGCCGGCAGAAGGCGAATACTGGTTTTGACCTTCGCGAACATAGTGGCTCAGTTGTGATTTGAGGTAATCAGGCGCATCAAACTCCGGAAAGCCTTGCGATAAGTTGATCGCACCATGCTCGTTCGCTAATGCCGTCATTTGGCTAAAGATACTAATTCCAACCTGAGGTAACTTACTTTTCACTACAACACTCTCTTTCTTATGGTGCTAATCGTGAGTGGATGCTATCATTGCTCAAAATAGATGTATAGCCGTCCAAACGCATTTAATTTATAGGTGTAAACTATGCACACACAAGCCGCAAAACTCGCGCTTATCGAAGCAGGTGCTTGGGTTGCTCAGCAAGGCTGGGTTCCCGCGACTGGTGGTAATTTCTCTATCAAAACAGACTCTGGCTTTGTTGTCACGGCCAGCGGCTTTGATAAAGGTAAATTAACACCAGAACAATTTCTGGAATTAGACGCCACAGGCACCATCATTGCCGGTAGTGGCAAGCCTTCAGCCGAAACCGCATTGCACCTAAAATTATATGAATTATGCGTGGGTGCACAGTGTATATTACACACTCACTCCGTTGCTGCGACGGTATTATCACGATTTATTCAAGGCAATCAATTTCAGATCAGTGGTTATGAAATGCAAAAGTCACTGTCTGGTATTCAATCGCATGAAGAAACCTTATCCATTGCTATTTTTGATAACGATCAGGATATAGAGCAACTAGCACAGCGCGTGGCGCAATCTCATCAAACTACACCGGTTATACATGGTGTATTGATCCGAGGTCACGGGTTATACGCAGTGGGCCGTACAGTACAAGAAACTCGTCGTCATATTGAGGGCTTAGAGTTTTTATTTGCCTGCGAATTAGAACGCATCAAATTGGAGGGGCGTCAATGATCAAAGCCATTTTAACGGACATTGAAGGGACAATTACCCGCATCTCATTTGTAAAAGAGATACTATTCCCATATGCCGCAGCGCATTTGCCGCAATTTATTCGCGACCATCAGCAGGACGCCGCCGTTGCCGAGCAAATTCGTGCCGTCAGAGCAGAATTGGGTAATGCAGACGCTGATATTGGTACCGTGATTGCCGCGCTACTTGAGTGGATCGCCGCTGATAAAAAAATCACGCCATTAAAACAGCTACAGGGTCTCATTTGGCAATTTGGCTACACAAACGGCGATTTTACTGGACACTTGTATGAAGATGCCTACCAGTTTTTAACACAACAAAAAGCGAATAGCCGCAACCTCTACGTGTATTCGTCAGGTTCAGTGAAAGCGCAGCAGCTACTTTTTGCGCACTCAGACTATGGTGACATTCGCCCGCTATTTAGTGACTACTTTGATACTAAAGTGGGTGCTAAGCAGGAAGTTTCGGCGTATCAGAATATTATTACAGCCCTACCGTACGAAGCGGAGCAAATTCTCTTTTTAAGCGATGTCGTCGCGGAGTTAGACGCAGCAAAAGCCGCAGGTATGAAAACCTTGCAGTTATTTAGAGATGCGCAAGCAACCTCACCTGAGCATCCAGTTATATCAAGTTTTGATCATTTTGATGAAGGGGCATTTTTATGAGTCAACTGACTATCTACCAGGTACAGAATCCAAGCCAAGCTTTACAACAAGAGCAAGACGCAAACATCATCGCATCTTTGCTCGCAGAGCATGGTGTACGCTTTGAACAATGGCAGACTAGCACCGATATCACAGCAGCAATGTCACAAAACGACATTATTAATGCCTACCAGAGTGATATTGAAAGACTAAAAGCGCAAGGCGGTTATCAAACCGTCGACGTGATTTCGCTCGCAAAGGGCAACCCTAATGCCGCAGAGTTGCGACAAAAATTTCTTTTTGAACATACTCATAGCGAAGATGAAGTGCGTTTTTTTGTTAAAGGACAAGGACTATTCTGCTTACACTTAAACGATAAGGTTTATCAAGTTTTATGTCAGCAAGGCGACTTAATCTCTGTGCCAGAAAATACGCCTCATTGGTTCGATATGGGTAGCGATCCAGAATTTACAGCCATTCGCCTATTCAATAACCAAGAAGGTTGGGTTGCGAAAAGCACGGACTCTGAAATTGCAAAACAGTTTCCCTTACTTGATTAATTAAAGTCTATAAATACTCACAGTGTTAACGAAGCACTGTGGGTGCTCGCTTATGCATGCTAGGCTCACAACCTTCAACAAAATACACACCTATATGGTTATCACGATAAGCATGATTATATTTACCGAAAAAGTCTGCCTGAAACTTAAATCCAGCGTTATCTAACTCAATCAAAAGTTTATCTACGACATCCCAGGACATTGTCAGTGGTGAAAAAAGCAGAGTATTTGTGTGCATACCAGTTGGAATTTCGGCCTCAGAGGACGATATAACTAAGCTATCTGTCGCATCGATAAACAGTTGTTCAAACACCTGAGGGGGGCAACTTGCCACTATATGGATGTAGGTTTTTTGCGGGTGAATAGAGTGGCAACCGCATAAGGCCAGTACAACCACACCTATAATGAACCATCGCTTCATTAGCGACTTTCCTTACTTCGAAATTCCCATAGTAGAGTAGCATGTCCCTAAAACTAAAATGAAGGTTTTGTGACCATGCAATAACAGGAAACTGTTAATTTCTAAGGATATAAGTAATAACATCTGAATATTATTTTAAAATCTTTGATAATATCGCAATTCGTATATCCGCCTTTCTGATCACTAATTTGGTATTTTCATGGTTCTTGAAGCAACACACTCAAAGTATATTGATATAGGATGTTGGCAACTTAATACCGCAACACAAACCATCAACAACAAACACGAGCGCAAAGAACTTGAGCCTCTACTGTTTAAAACACTAATGTACTTTATTGATAACCAAGAGCGGATCATAACGCGAAAGGAACTTGCTGAACATGTTTGGCAACTTAACTTTGTTGACGACAATACAATTAACCGAGTCATTTTCGAGTTAAGGAAACAGTTGGCTTGTGATCTGCAGCCTCAACCAACGATAAAAACTCACTATCGCAAAGGCTACAGCTTTACGATACCTGAGCCTGAACCGATTGAGCTATCTAGTAAAACGTTTGACACCACAGCAAACAGCGAAGCGAGCAAGACTTACCGA
The sequence above is a segment of the Pseudoalteromonas piscicida genome. Coding sequences within it:
- a CDS encoding methyl-accepting chemotaxis protein — protein: MSGFSQFFNSLNLTKKLIFAFLIVALVPLIVIISIALNTASNAMTAQVYSQLGAVSEIKKSAVNRYFKTVEYKLDAFTANPLLPVITQEFVTSFPSAQTDINYAKLSRFYDEVFVPKFNQENTVDTSTTKLLGNISESGLTLQARYLASNPYPVGEKYKLIETGHLDDYDLAHRSYHQYMLNIAEIYEFYDIFIIDPSNGNIVYSVFKEVDFATSLESGPYASSNLASLYRELKNATDPTISAFADYKQYLPSYNAPASFIAKPIVVNGQTVAIVAAQLSIDAINAIMTEREGLGKSGETYLVGPEGLMRSDSFLDPQNHSVVNSFRYPERGKVATFAVSQALNNQSGQQVIEDYNGETVLSAYTPVEVFNTRWALLAEIDEAEAFASVTALSQYLMVILAVTIVLVLIVAYWFSKTLTKPVHELVETMKSVEQEGNFSLRAPIRSHDEIGNSAQAFNSLLDALQLSITEANRVMNQMASGKFDDRIKVPCRGELETLKEATNHCANTLSRAISELNEISIDMANGRFDTKLNAPMSGDLEKLKNNINDSLASINSTMNGIVHVMTNIEQGNFKEQVTIPAKGKLAQLKDSVNNSVRSLSSAIDGISTIMSALRQGDFSAQLDAPLAGQLDTLKQDINSSMANLDRVMKEIGTVMAGVSNGDFKQQVDVAATGQLAQLKDNINASVTAVDVAVSEISTVMMAISHGRFDRNIQSAMSGQLDNLKNDINRSVENLNQVVEELGSVMGAMSEGDFSQKIELPLQGQLQQLKESVNDSTLQVSGAISEVSSVLANVAQGDLSNQVNGEYFGVFKSLQNDTNTTIKKLTSVIEGIQAAANYVAQSAGEIAASNTEISQRTEEQAANLEEASASTGNMLDELTKVSNQSGDAVGLATNAENIAKEGGCLSAQTVAAIIEVNKASKDINEIVSVIDGLAFQTNLLALNAAVEAARAGENGRGFAVVANEVRELAGRSAASAKQIKEIISNSNQKVEQGTELANSSGEKLQQIVGAVSDVNNNIIKINESTSMQQQAIKEVDLVVQRLTDLIQENSAITEETMAAARQMAEQAQEMRAQLSYFRLSKKDYSAIDGEGELLVHQYNAS
- a CDS encoding amidohydrolase → MSTLTVTLVQTDIQWLSPEANFTHIERLLESVEPSDLILLPETFATGFAVKEQGVEHYADAAIEFLQQCAQRFQAVVAGSVLIPQGGKKANRMVWCQPDGEILQYNKRHLFCLGNEGDFVVAGEHREVFELKGIKFLPQICYDLRFPVFQRNQNDYDVMINIANWPAARRNHWDTLLTARAIENQCFVLAVNRVGEDGYGTAHNGGTKAIDFNGNSLASARDNQVEVITVELKLSDLQQYKAKFPVHFDADKFTLA
- a CDS encoding methionine aminotransferase, with the protein product MKSKLPQVGISIFSQMTALANEHGAINLSQGFPEFDAPDYLKSQLSHYVREGQNQYSPSAGVPSLQAQVAALIERRYQVSVSGPEQVTVTSGATEALFVAIQAIVSEGDEVIVFDPAYDSYEPAIELAGGKAVHIALTAPHYQIDWQKVAASINPSTRAIIINTPHNPSAKTLKPSDLEQLKQLLNQHDLLLISDEVYEHITFDGLPHLSALADPALFERAFVISSFGKTFHSTGWKMGYCVAPRKMTVEFRKIHQYVTFSSFTPAQLALADMLAEQPEHVDELSAFYQQKRDVLVKALASSRFTLLPSEGTYFLLLDYSKISDLDDVAFCRYLVEEVGVAAVPLSVFYQQAPEDKVIRLCFAKENQTLEEAAKRLCQL
- a CDS encoding methylthioribulose 1-phosphate dehydratase, whose product is MHTQAAKLALIEAGAWVAQQGWVPATGGNFSIKTDSGFVVTASGFDKGKLTPEQFLELDATGTIIAGSGKPSAETALHLKLYELCVGAQCILHTHSVAATVLSRFIQGNQFQISGYEMQKSLSGIQSHEETLSIAIFDNDQDIEQLAQRVAQSHQTTPVIHGVLIRGHGLYAVGRTVQETRRHIEGLEFLFACELERIKLEGRQ
- the mtnC gene encoding acireductone synthase; the protein is MIKAILTDIEGTITRISFVKEILFPYAAAHLPQFIRDHQQDAAVAEQIRAVRAELGNADADIGTVIAALLEWIAADKKITPLKQLQGLIWQFGYTNGDFTGHLYEDAYQFLTQQKANSRNLYVYSSGSVKAQQLLFAHSDYGDIRPLFSDYFDTKVGAKQEVSAYQNIITALPYEAEQILFLSDVVAELDAAKAAGMKTLQLFRDAQATSPEHPVISSFDHFDEGAFL
- a CDS encoding 1,2-dihydroxy-3-keto-5-methylthiopentene dioxygenase encodes the protein MSQLTIYQVQNPSQALQQEQDANIIASLLAEHGVRFEQWQTSTDITAAMSQNDIINAYQSDIERLKAQGGYQTVDVISLAKGNPNAAELRQKFLFEHTHSEDEVRFFVKGQGLFCLHLNDKVYQVLCQQGDLISVPENTPHWFDMGSDPEFTAIRLFNNQEGWVAKSTDSEIAKQFPLLD